In the Vitis vinifera cultivar Pinot Noir 40024 chromosome 2, ASM3070453v1 genome, one interval contains:
- the LOC104877459 gene encoding uncharacterized protein LOC104877459, protein MSCLSWNCRGLGGLETVRLLTNLVREKKPEVIFLIETFCTSARISEIANKLNYEGSYGVNCRGHSAGLGLIWRCKDKVTILGSHDRYIDAIVTLENQRMFRLTGFYGLANRSQRSSSWEILRNLHAAHSLPWCVIGDFNELMHQSEKCGNHPHPGSLIEAFRQVVTNCGLSDLGYVGYAYTWERGRGTTRWVEERLDRALVSADWKHLFHQSRLIHLFVSTSDHLPVLLELRKFVPRQSLRRFKYENSWSLEPQCVEVVRQSWGPNGDSDVMSKLVRCSKDLEDWGKRLRLKWKSRIKELKNQIKVLKWAGASGDVALLNHAEYELNLVLRQEEEYWKQRAKLFWLKVGDSNSRAFHLAASKRRSRNTIANLRGEDGQMPFAVEEVKDALFAMHPDKSPGNDGFSPGFYQRHWEIVGEDVANACIGWLNDGMFPDSLTRTNIVLIPKKSEVISMTDLRPISLCNVIFKIASKLLTNRLKKVLDGVVSEAQSAFVPRRSIIDNILIAHEVLHFLKRKRERRIGYAALKIDISKAHDKLEWNYLFAVLEAMGFSSKWLEWMRMCVCTVSYKVVFGGELLGPIYPTRGLRQGDPLSPYLFILAAEGLSALLKQGEHCGVLHGCSVARGAPTVSHLFFADDSYLFFKATESESRSLKQILLRYQNLSGQEINLNKSALTFIRNTDDVVKRGICSILQVKEQADPGIYLGMPAVVGKNKQQLFEFVRRKVWNRIQNWNGRHLSRARKEICLKTVAQSIPTYVMQLLLLPKDLCRDIESMMNGFFWDSNPQRRSIRWMS, encoded by the exons ATGAGTTGCCTTAGTTGGAACTGTCGTGGGCTAGGCGGCCTAGAGACGGTTCGGTTGTTAACGAACTTGGTCCGTGAAAAAAAGCCCGAAgttattttcttaattgaaaCTTTTTGTACTTCTGCTAGAATTTCTGAAATTGCCAATAAATTGAATTACGAAGGTTCTTATGGTGTGAACTGTCGGGGTCATAGTGCTGGGTTGGGCCTGATTTGGAGATGTAAAGATAAAGTTACTATTCTGGGCTCTCATGACCGATACATTGATGCTATTGTTACTCTTGAAAACCAGCGCATGTTTAGACTAACAGGCTTCTATGGTCTAGCAAATAGATCGCAGCGCTCTTCCTCCTGGGAAATTCTCCGAAATCTCCATGCTGCTCATTCTCTTCCTTGGTGTGTTATAGGTGATTTCAACGAGTTGATGCATCAATCTGAAAAATGTGGAAATCATCCTCACCCTGGTTCTTTGATTGAAGCTTTTCGCCAAGTAGTTACGAATTGTGGTCTTTCTGATTTGGGGTATGTGGGTTATGCGTATACTTGGGAAAGAGGTAGGGGAACTACTCGGTGGGTGGAGGAGAGGTTGGATAGGGCTTTAGTCTCTGCGGATTGGAAACACTTGTTTCACCAGTCACGTCTTATTCATCTCTTTGTTTCTACGTCCGACCATCTCCCTGTTCTTTTGGAATTAAGGAAGTTTGTGCCTCGTCAAAGCTTGAGACGTTTTAAGTATGAAAATTCTTGGTCCCTGGAGCCGCAGTGTGTTGAGGTTGTTAGGCAGTCTTGGGGCCCTAATGGAGATTCGGATGTGATGTCCAAATTGGTTCGGTGTAGCAAGGATTTAGAAGATTGGGGTAAGAGACTACGATTGAAGTGGAAATCCAGGATTAAGGAGTTGAAAAATCAGATTAAGGTTCTCAAATGGGCAGGGGCTTCTGGGGATGTCGCACTGCTTAACCATGCTGAATATGAATTAAATCTGGTTCTTCGGCAAGAAGAGGAATATTGGAAACAAAGGGCCAAATTGTTTTGGTTGAAGGTTGGGGATTCCAATAGTAGAGCCTTCCATTTAGCCGCATCAAAACGTCGAAGCCGTAATACTATTGCAAATTTAAGAGGCGAGGATGGTCAGAT GCCTTTTGCTGTTGAGGAAGTGAAGGATGCTCTTTTCGCCATGCATCCGGATAAGTCTCCGGGTAATGATGGATTTAGTCCGGGTTTTTACCAACGACACTGGGAGATTGTAGGCGAGGATGTCGCGAATGCTTGTATCGGGTGGCTGAATGATGGTATGTTCCCAGATTCTCTAACCCGTACTAATATCGTTCTTATACCTAAAAAATCAGAGGTTATTAGTATGACTGATCTTCGGCCTATATCATTGTGTAACGTGATTTTTAAGATTGCTTCTAAGCTTCTGACAAACAGATTGAAGAAAGTTTTAGATGGCGTTGTCTCGGAGGCACAAAGCGCTTTTGTTCCTAGGCGTTCGATTATAGACAATATCCTTATTGCTCATGAAGTTTTGCATTTCTTGAAGCGTAAACGGGAAAGACGAATTGGATATGCTGCTCTTAAAATCGATATATCCAAGGCGCATGACAAACTGGAATGGAATTATTTGTTTGCTGTTTTGGAAGCGATGGGGTTTAGTTCAAAATGGCTGGAATGGATGAGAATGTGTGTATGTACTGTTTCTTACAAAGTTGTTTTTGGTGGTGAATTACTGGGTCCTATCTACCCAACGAGAGGATTGCGCCAAGGAGACCCTTTGTCtccatatctttttattttggcGGCTGAAGGGTTGTCAGCTCTTTTGAAACAGGGTGAGCATTGTGGTGTTCTTCATGGTTGTAGTGTGGCGAGAGGAGCCCCAACGGTTTCGCATTTATTTTTCGCCGACGATTCGTACCTGTTTTTTAAAGCAACCGAAAGTGAAAGCCGGAGCTTGAAGCAGATTTTGTTGCGATATCAGAATTTATCAGGTCAAGAGATTAATCTGAATAAGTCTGCTCTTACTTTTATTCGCAACACTGATGATGTTGTTAAACGTGGTATCTGTTCGATACTACAAGTTAAGGAACAAGCTGATCCCGGTATTTATTTGGGTATGCCAGCTGTGGTGGGGAAAAATAAACAGCAGCTTTTTGAATTTGTAAGGCGTAAAGTGTGGAACAGAATACAGAATTGGAATGGTCGCCATTTGTCGAGAGCTAGAAAGGAAATTTGCTTGAAAACGGTAGCTCAATCTATTCCGACTTATGTTATGCAATTGCTTTTACTTCCTAAAGACCTCTGTCGGGATATTGAGTCTATGATGAATGGCTTCTTTTGGGATTCTAATCCTCAGCGTAGAAGTATCAGATGGATGTCCTAG